Proteins encoded by one window of Chondrinema litorale:
- a CDS encoding chemotaxis protein CheA translates to MEEYQHKFIDDALDLLTNIEGTLLQLEEHPNDANLIEEIFRIMHTIKGAANMFGFLHIGELTHQLENIYDAIRNNRSKVNEQILSLTLRAIDHLRKILEDHTLSQPANIQAHQEIESAIISVLNDIDNNVNKLSNTTKNLPTFYLTLKPINNADWLENEPIHVFAELQQIGTCKIFRSTEANEISWPILLSTDQGQDAIEGVFLFSDHEFNNEIFELSKLNLLINKKLIDAIEHKEELGEKINLDCIKELILEVEQSSVNNAQTVNNITENTQSDVKFEKKETFKVSREKVDQMMEWVSEMVTMQGALKMLSNRYLIPEFSAVAEKIEHITSGLRESVFSISLVELSTLKTRFDRLIRDLSKSLGKEVSLTMEGRETELDKSIIERVTDPLLHILRNCMDHALETPEERVSLGKTPHGNILIKSYYTGNNIVIEIKDDGRGINAEKVRQKAIEKGIISATDVLDEKEIYQLIFAPGFSTAANVTDISGRGVGMDVVKKRVKELRGDVELKSVVNQGTTIIIKLPLTLSIMEGLLVKVKDLSLIIPLDAVHHCHKVERSEIQNAQKFNASVIIEQELLSIINLREKFGFAELPTNEATIVIVKDTNMEKGLVVDEVIGQQQIVLKPLGKLYQDQGCFLGGSVMGDGSLALVMDIAQLIQQNKQEQAI, encoded by the coding sequence ATGGAAGAGTATCAGCATAAATTTATTGATGATGCTCTTGATTTACTAACTAATATAGAAGGAACACTCCTCCAACTAGAAGAACATCCAAATGATGCTAATTTGATTGAAGAAATCTTTCGCATCATGCACACGATAAAAGGTGCCGCCAATATGTTCGGCTTTTTACATATTGGTGAATTAACACATCAGTTGGAGAATATTTACGATGCTATTAGAAATAATAGAAGCAAAGTAAATGAGCAAATACTTTCTTTAACATTAAGAGCTATTGATCATCTAAGAAAAATTTTAGAAGATCACACATTAAGTCAGCCAGCTAATATACAAGCACATCAAGAAATTGAAAGTGCGATAATTAGTGTTTTAAATGATATAGATAACAATGTAAACAAGTTAAGTAATACAACTAAAAACTTGCCTACATTTTATCTGACTTTAAAGCCTATAAATAATGCCGACTGGCTAGAAAATGAGCCTATTCATGTTTTTGCTGAACTTCAGCAAATAGGAACATGCAAAATTTTTAGAAGTACTGAAGCAAACGAAATATCTTGGCCTATTCTATTAAGCACAGATCAAGGGCAAGATGCAATAGAAGGTGTTTTCCTTTTTTCTGATCATGAATTTAATAATGAAATTTTTGAGCTATCAAAACTCAACTTGCTCATTAATAAAAAGTTGATAGATGCTATTGAGCATAAAGAAGAATTGGGTGAAAAAATAAACTTAGATTGTATAAAAGAACTCATTTTAGAAGTTGAACAATCAAGTGTTAACAATGCTCAGACGGTAAATAACATTACAGAAAATACACAAAGTGATGTAAAATTCGAGAAAAAAGAAACCTTTAAAGTTTCCAGAGAAAAAGTTGACCAAATGATGGAATGGGTTAGCGAAATGGTAACTATGCAAGGTGCTCTCAAAATGCTTTCTAATCGCTATTTAATTCCAGAGTTTTCTGCTGTAGCAGAAAAAATCGAACATATTACATCTGGTCTAAGAGAAAGTGTGTTTAGCATTAGCCTGGTAGAGTTAAGCACGCTTAAAACAAGATTCGATAGGTTAATTAGAGACTTATCTAAATCTTTGGGCAAAGAAGTTTCTTTAACGATGGAAGGTAGAGAAACCGAGCTTGATAAAAGTATAATTGAGCGAGTTACCGATCCCCTACTACACATTCTTAGAAACTGTATGGATCATGCCTTGGAGACTCCTGAAGAAAGAGTGAGCTTGGGTAAAACTCCACATGGAAATATCTTAATTAAATCTTACTACACAGGTAATAATATAGTCATCGAAATTAAAGATGATGGTAGAGGAATTAATGCTGAAAAAGTCCGCCAAAAAGCGATAGAAAAAGGGATTATTTCTGCTACTGATGTGCTAGATGAAAAGGAGATTTATCAGCTCATATTTGCACCTGGATTCTCTACAGCAGCAAATGTTACAGATATCTCTGGTAGAGGAGTTGGAATGGATGTAGTAAAGAAAAGAGTGAAAGAATTAAGAGGCGATGTGGAGCTAAAATCAGTGGTAAATCAAGGTACTACCATTATTATTAAACTACCTCTTACACTTTCTATAATGGAAGGCTTATTAGTAAAAGTTAAAGACCTTTCGCTAATTATTCCTCTTGATGCTGTACATCATTGCCACAAAGTTGAAAGATCAGAAATACAAAACGCTCAAAAGTTTAATGCTTCAGTAATAATTGAGCAAGAACTTTTATCCATTATCAACTTAAGAGAAAAATTTGGATTTGCCGAGCTACCAACAAATGAAGCAACAATTGTAATAGTAAAAGATACCAATATGGAAAAAGGTTTGGTGGTAGACGAAGTAATCGGCCAGCAACAAATTGTACTTAAACCACTCGGAAAACTCTATCAAGATCAAGGTTGCTTTCTTGGAGGCTCAGTAATGGGTGATGGCAGCCTTGCTTTGGTTATGGATATTGCTCAATTAATTCAACAGAATAAACAAGAACAAGCTATATGA
- a CDS encoding response regulator: MSKNVLIVEDFQSIRDYLCKFLTQKGFETFPAVDGEEALEVLSKQNINLVISDYNMPKISGLDLLKKIKQNPVRKDIPVIFLTSEKDLELMKQAREAGLFAWIKKPYDTPIFLATIDRALSNGRVSA; encoded by the coding sequence ATGAGTAAAAATGTACTTATAGTAGAAGACTTTCAAAGCATAAGAGATTATTTATGTAAATTCTTAACACAAAAAGGCTTTGAAACTTTTCCTGCTGTTGACGGTGAAGAGGCATTGGAGGTTTTGTCTAAGCAAAACATCAATCTGGTTATTTCTGATTACAATATGCCCAAAATAAGTGGTTTGGATTTATTGAAAAAAATTAAACAAAATCCAGTACGTAAAGATATACCAGTCATTTTTTTAACTTCTGAAAAAGATTTAGAGTTAATGAAACAGGCTCGTGAAGCCGGGCTTTTCGCTTGGATTAAAAAACCTTACGATACACCAATTTTTTTAGCAACTATCGACAGAGCATTAAGTAATGGAAGAGTATCAGCATAA